TGCAGTCGTGTTAGACTAGTCCAACACCTCACTCTCATTCTTCCATTGACAAAACCTTTGAACTAAGATCAAACACTACTGTAAGGAACTATGGCTGGTGGATTTGTAATTTCAAGTGAAGGAGGGCAATACAATGGAAAAGTTACGTGGTTCGTCGTGCTATCGTGCATGATGGCTGCCATGGGAGGTGTCATTTTCGGCTACGATATTGGAATTTCAGGTGATCTTAcggtaaataaataaacgatGAAATGACTGATCACTAGTCCGAATTCTCTACTTCTCATtggttttgcattttgtttGCAATGATTAATGATAATCGATGTTCGATAATCATTTAGGTGGAGTGACATCTATGGAGCCATTCTTGAAGAAGTTTTTCCCAGAAGTGTACACCAGGATGAAAGAGGACACTAAGATCAGCAACTACTGCAAATTTGACAGTCAATTGTTGACGTTGTTCACATCCTCACTGTATTTAGCAGGCCTAATCGCTTCGTTTTTCGCATCATCCGTCACAAGGGCTTATGGCCGCGAACCGACAATCCTCTTCGGGGGTGCTGCGTTTCTTGCAGGAGCAGCACTTAATGGCGCAGCCATTAGTACATACATGCTGATTTTCGGTAGAGTCCTGCTTGGAGTTGGCGTTGGTTTCGCAAACCAGGTTAGCTCTACCGTGCACTTGTCCATCctgataatataattttgaaaagacgTCTCACTGGGGAGAAGGACGCTTGAAACCTATATGTTGCTCAATGTATTTGTCTCTGTCTGATGTAGGATGATAGCACACACTCACCATCATGCATTTGTTTTCAGGCAGTTCCCTTGTATCTCTCAGAAATGGCGCCGGCTAAGTACAGAGGAGCCTTCAACAATGGATTTCAATTTAGTGTAGGAATTGGAGCCTTATCTGCCAACTTGATCAACTATGGAACTGAAAAGATCAAAGGTGGTTGGGGCTGGAGAATTTCATTAGCATTAGCTGCAGTTCCAGCTTCAGCTCTAACTCTAGGCGCAATCTTTCTCCAAGAGACGCCTAATAGCGTCATCCAACGCACCAACAAGTACGACAAAGCCAAAGCAATGCTGCAGAGAATCCGAGGGACTAATGATGTCGAAGCAGAACTGAACGATCTCATCAAAGCAAGTGAGAATTCAAGAACCATAAAAAGCCCCTACAAAAACATCCTGCAAAGAAGCTACAGACCTCAGCTTGTCATGTCGATAGCGATCCCCTTCTTCCAACAAGTGACGGGAATCAACGTCATAGCGTTCTACTCTCCAATAGTCTTCCGCACAATTGGCTTTGGCGAGAGCGCGTCTCTCATGTCCTCGGTCATGACAGGAGTCGTGGGCATCGTCACCACATTCTTGTCGATGATGATAGTGGATAGAGCCGGGAGACGGTTTCTGTTAATAGTTGGTGGAATAATAATGTTCGTCTCGCAAATGTTGGTTGGGGCTATAATGGCAGCCAAACTAGGGGACCATGGCGGACTAAGCAAAGGGTACGCCGATGTCGTTTTGGTCTTGATTGGAGTGTATGTTGCTGGTTTTGGAGTGTCATGGGGTCCCTTGGGATGGTTAATTCCTAGTGAGATTTTTCCGTTGGAGATACGGTCAGCTGGACAGAGTATATCCGTCGCAGTGAATTTTCTCTTTACTTTCTTAGTTGGGCAGACATTTTTGTCAATGTTGTGCCATTTTAAGTCTGggattttcttcttctttgggGGGTGGGTGGCGGTGATGACCGGATTTGTGTACGTGTTATTGCCGGAGACAAAAAACGTGCCGATTGAGCAGATGGAGAGGGTGTGGAGAGGACACTGGTTCTGGAAGAAAATTGTGGGAGGAAGGCAAGAAAATGAGGCATAATTAAGATACTCTCTTTGTTTAGTTCCACATTTTGATGTTGATGTCAACATAGgcaaaataaaccaaattagGTTCTTGTTGAGATTTGTTAATTGAGGAATGAGTTGATTTCTGTTTATATGATCCTCCAACTCATCATCCAATTCTGTCCGAAACTGAGGTTCTTAGAGATGGGTATGGGGATCAAGAATAATTCAATCGTAACACAAGTTAAAATTTAGAGACGGATTTAAACCAGAAAATTATTcgaattgaccaaaatatcaaGATTAGAGACGGGTTCAGAATCAAGAGTAACTCAATAAtgttaaaagatgaaattagAGACGGTATCAAAATCAAAGTGTCATCAACTAAAATTTACGAGGAAATTTataccaataaaaaattaaaaaaaataacaataactcaatataaacacaaattaccaaaattttagATTCACACatcaaaatatcacaaaaaatttatacgaCTTTGATaaccataaaaatttaaaaagtatgtaaTATTACCAATTGGACGCgctttttaggaaaaaaataatattttaattaatctattaaATCAGGAAGGACCAATCATATGCTCTCGCTGAGTAAAAATCACTCTAATCAGAATgtcaaatcaatcaaaatcaTCAGTAACTATCCAAATgtggaaaaaaagaagaagaagaagaaagagcatcctcaataatattattttctactgCAATATTTACGACCAGTACTAATGTCTGCATAAGGACACAAACAATGAAAGATAACGATGTTTCgtttcatttattattcaataatgtTCATCTCTTGCTGTCATGTTTGACTTACtgttaagtatatatatttttgcacataataataatgaaaaagggTCGTATTCTATACAATATTCGTACGACTaatttaatcaagaaagcaatTGTGTTGTATGATCAgcgtaattttatattttcacactcgatttatataaaaaaaaaacaataagagACGATAGGGCTTAAATCTTTTCACATCAAACAGTAGAATGCTACTTCTGTGCATAGACAACTTCATAATTTGTACCAGAAAAAGGAAATGTCTGCTCAATAATGAGTGAAAAATTGAACTGTTCTTGAGGTAGAAATGCTACATAGGAAATAGCATAAACATGTGCTCAAAATTCATTCTGATTTGCTCATTTGCTGCCTCGTGCTTCTTGCTATTGACTGTTGAGAGGTCGTTCAACAACGGCTAGTTGATACACTCGATGAGTatgttgaattaaaaaaagaaaaagaaaaagaagagataatatctatgtttttgcggaaaaaaattattaagtacgatactttctttctttctttttttttttttatcataatagaattaagaaatatatttatgttgatGAGTGAAACACACTCGATACgtatgcataatttaaaattttattatatgttttgtctgattaaacaaaaaatcaaagataaaataaatacactaatcaaaattgtttggttagaaaaatttatttaacctgcattaaatcaatactaagttaataaaaaataaatatagatttgcatttattttttttattgatatcaataaattctgTAAATTTAAACTAGtagatgaatttatttgttggatgGAGAGAAGTATTAGgtgtattagatgtaattttttaaaatataagaagttTATATGTAGTTACACCAAaacttgataaattttgaaatcttcatttctgtataattattttaaagaattaacTCGACATTATTTCTTAAAGTTAGTATATTACCCGTTTATTCATTACGTTAGGggtattttagattttaaataaGACGTGAACAAAATTTTTGACCAAATAATACAAGAGGTGGGAGGATTATGTGAAAACCATAACTTCAGGAGAGATGAATGTCAAAGAAAGGGGAGGTGGGTACAGATAATTTTAACCCGAAtcaagtttgataaaaaaaatcaaacaaattacagaacaagtatgatttgttatttttcatgaactgtacaccaatcacacagtaagtgtattgcacttgtcATATTGATTCAGGTTTGCAAAACTTTTGCTAGAATTTCtggtaaataataataatccaaTGTTTGAGAGCTTGTAAAATATTGTTGATAGTTTGatacttcttttcttttttttcttttataagaaaatcaaaCTAAAGAGTTTCgtactaatttaaaaaaaaaaacaaattttaaatgttattaatataatttctataatcttattttatgcatatacttatataatttatttttaacaagatttaatattttataaaactcccaagaaatattttataaaatacataaattcaTGCCATGTTATAAACTTACTTCTACATATGACTTATGTCACATCAATAATGGTATCCAAATTGCGCTAATACGTTATGattaacataattttgatattttctatataaaaaaattctgaaccgatcaagaaaagcaaatatttttctagatTCAAACAGTACAATAATAGTGTTTGTGAGTAGACAACTTCATTTCTGCACTCAATAATTTGTACcagtaaaatgaaaatgtcTGCCGAACAATGAGTGAAAATTGAACTGTTTTTGAGGTAGAAATGCTACGCCATTATTGTGGAGAGATCTGTTCCGAACTCAACTCGATTTGCAACCTCGTACGTAGTTCTACCCCACGATTGTCGATTCGCCTGATTTATGGCATAATCCCAAATGTTTGAGACCTCCACCACAAAAGGAAATCTTTTCTCCACCAATAATTTATGGACGGAcctgatttttttgtttgctcAGTCCTCGTGATATGCTGTTATTACGtgcatgtaataaataattttttatattttaaaatatattataaataataataataattaaaaaaaaacaactttgGGGAATAAGAAATTTAGTGATTCAAACTGAGTTTATTGGATTATCTAGAAAAGGAGGTTTTAAGGTTTGATGATATACTTTAATGGATTTTATgaaggaataaaaaataaattttttcttttattcaaatcaatgACAAAGTAAACGTAATTAGTCATAAATATTTGAGGCGAACTcactttatcaattttgattagttatttattttatctttatttaagaaCAATTACACCGTCTTTCCTTGacatttgatgtaattacatgtaaatttttgtagtttgaaaaattatatttaaaactcttgaggtttgttgcctctaacaaatagatctttTCATTTGTCAAAGTTTATCGAATTTGtagatattaacaaaataattaaataaaaaattccatatttattcctgattgacttattactaacttattaacgaaaattaattttttatgatcaaactacccttataaagGTGAAGATACACCAACCACTTTACGTGCACTAGCATGTGAAGATGTCTAAAGGTAGtgtggtttgaaaaaaaattattcagcaagcaataagtcagtaataaatcaaatagaggataatataaatttctatttactttttttatactaatatcaacaaatttggtgaagtttgactaatggagggaGGGATCAATTTGTTGGACGAAAACAAAGGGTATGAGTACTcccatataattttttaaattataaaaaatttacgtataattataccaaatatgataaaatgtaTCGTTAATTATTccttgtattaaaatataaaattatggcACATgctttaatcaatttttatatttgaaagtCAACTGTAGCATTATTACCAACCACCAATTTCCAGACAAGAGGATGAATTCTATAGCTGAGAAAGGATAATACTGTAAACCTCTAGGAGAACGTGGGGGCCCCACCCTCAtgtttaattgtaaaaattgattatttccACAAATATAgaagtatttttcttttaacataATGTTTAAATATGAGTGGTAATATGAGTGTGGATCAATGAACCAACCAACCAACTAACTTTTTGATTGGTGGTTGGCAAATTAAAAtgttttgaattgaattggGTGAATTGGTTTGAGGAGAGCTTTCTAGAGTCTAATGAGGGTCCAAATAAGTCCATGAGAATTGTGTTCCATTGTTATGATTGAGCTCTCACAATCCGATAACTTTTGAATTTCacattatttatgtaatattattagaaGAAAATGTATTATTGGTTACAAAATTGTTGGTTATGGACTAAAATCgaggtaaataattattatttaatcatatttttgttatgatttttggtcatgataaatattttaattacactaGCAAAAACTACGGCCAACGATCCTTGTGTGGTCGTGgttaatgattatttattatggctatttatttttaactacgacaattagttataattaaatattatatttcttccgGTGTATTCCTAAGAATATAGATTACTTCTATGgtaatttgttatttctttCTACCGTCTGAATGTATTccttaatttgaattatttatatattgaattgatctttaaatttgaatgtattaAATAGTATAGTTTATTGTGTGTAAGTTTActttttataagtatttaatatatatagtcctGTGTCTCTAATAATATGTACTAATGTATGTGGCACGGTTAATTgtgtgtatatttaatttaatttctttaaaaaataaggaaataaaataattgattgtgTGTAAATAGCTCGTAAAGTgtaaatattactaaaaagttggggaaaaaaatgtggatatatttataaaagaaaatacactACTAATGATTCAAAATGACATGTGGGCACGTGAAATTCCCGCAACACTCGTAGCTCtttaaaacaacaaatgaacATAGAAAGtaaccaatttatttttttttaaaaaaaataaaccagCAATATACTATTACAACATTTCGTACAAATGTAACtaaatcattaatatatattctttacttttattttatttggatcaaaatatttaaattttgaactgatactttgtgaaatttacattttgtcATATACGATCGTTTTctactcattttttttgttaaaaagacatcacatgcagtgcacatgtAATGTTTAAGGGCAATGTAGTGATGCTTTTCTGGcatgtgcactgcatgtgaattttcttttgtagaaAAATCGACGAAAAACAATCGTATTTGGTGAcattgcaaattttataaaattaaaatggtaagttgatactaaaaataatttaaatgacaaaatgaaaaaaataagtatagtttgaatgacaaaatatattttactcttgaATTAATATACTAGTACCTTAATTCAATTCATATACAGTTTAGGAAAATTCAACTCGACCCTCTTATTAGACAcccctaattttaaaattatcattcgttcaaaatttagttttggGAGATGTTTTCAGATGTTGAAAATAAGCAGtattgattgacttattgttgaaaataaattgaaaaaagtattttttttttacaatttctgtttttgaattatctaaattatattgatttaaataaaaaatcttaagCAACTCCCTATATACCAACTTTTACAACttgttgatataattataaatattaaggtgtttttttttattcaaatatttcatcttcaatctttattttctaaaaaacccaatttttattattgcttAGTTTACgattttctcaataatttattcCCACCACAAAAACAGAAACCAATAATCcaatagaaataaagaaatttatttcaatggataattttattgaaaacataaaattaagcTTCATCGGTCGAGGTATATCCTAAGatccaattattattatttttatatagggataattacatttacgcctataatatatgatttatcTACACAATTCATTCTTgtctttttcataattatagaaatcattcttaacaacaaaaaaaatatggacaGTTTGTGTAACGATATTAACGTTTTCGgaggtgtatttgtaattttaaaaaaattaggagtgatttgtgtaaatgatgtAAATATTTCTGACaagtgtatgtataattattcgaaagacaagaataatttgtataaataaatcataaattatgggggtgtaaaaaataattatcccttttattTCATTAGTATAACCCCAATCATTGTGGGCCATTAAATAAAGATCCGAAATTATAGGGTCTAAGACTCTTATCTTAACATTTTTAGCCACGTTTCGTGGGATCATTTCTTAGTGATAATTCAACCCaactcaattaaataaattttactctgtcctaatttaaaataattggagTTGGcaaacaatataatttataaataacataCCATGACATAGTCCAGagtattcaatttttctaattaaaaaagtacaatCCAGctaagttaattaaattccGGACCACataattaagcatatatatggACTCAAGTTGACTGATATAGTCCATCACACGTGattggttttaatttaaaaaaaaaatattcatcaaagtTCCAATCATTtcagttaaaatttttaaaaacaaattaagggGTGTTTGCAGCTTAATTATGCTTTTATagtagattaaaataaattgtagaaaaaatcataaatcgAACAACGGTAAATGTTAagagttttttaaaataaaaattaaaagtgagaaaaagtagaaatttgagcgtttgaaaaaaaaataaaatcgtgcagaCAATTagtaatacatatatactgACAATTCAATAAAGAtgtacataataattattaaattgttactatatttatatgttattcAGTTATTTTAGTAggaattttttcataaattactattaaatattaatattattatatctagCGAAACTCGTGATATGATGATGCATACGatcgatttatttaaaagaaaaaatttataagaccCTTTTCTGGAATTATGTATttggaaaaaagataaataaaaaagacaaagaaaaagggaaattaaagaaaagagtGAAAGGATAAAGAGAAGGTCGGTGTTAACTATAATGATATGGTTATAACATATGGGAGAGAGCTTCAATAGGAATACTCTTTTTTATCATAAGCTTTTATGGAAATACTGTCAATGAGAACGCAGGCAAAGGAATCAGTGtacattttgataattaaaagcCTGTTACATCGCCTTGATTATTGACCTAATCTCAATTAATaaactttcatttttccatcagcaataaacataataataataatatatgagtCGTGACGATCATAaactacaattaattatattttatatcatgatttctttgaatttttagtaaaatttattactcgtttaattacaatattcttACCGTTTTTGCTTCGCGAGTTGACTAATTTCTTATTCGGacaattattatgattaaagtaTATTAGGATAGTATcgatagatatatatattcatgttgCAGATCAATTCAGTCTATGTGGAtcgaaaaaattacaacttgaaaaaaattgtcataTCATCAAgtggtaattttcttttgccaagttattttcttaaaaaaaatttcggACTATCGTGTCATCAAATTCACCAAAAGCCTGAATTTAGGTGTTGACacggaaaaaataaaattaccacaatatttaaagttacaggattaaattgctaaatttaattgaacaagTCCAAAATTGTTATACTCGaatttacaggactaaaattgcaatttttcttttttcttcacaGGGTTGACTAATTTCTTGTTTggacaattattatatatgattaagGATGTTAGGATAATATCGACATATGTATATTCGATTTGCTGATCAATTCACCATATGTCGATCAGAAACTGACGAAAAAAAAGTGACTTTTTTTAGCACTGGAGAGGCAAGAATGGAGCAAGGGATGATTAGTGAGAAGCAAGTGTTTGAGCTGCTTCAGCCCAGCTACTCATGGTGGAGGACCAACCTTTGCCACTATCTCTACCTAGTCACATGTccttattcttattattatttttctctatgtGTTCATTTCGGAACAGTGTGAATTCAGTGCTTATAAATTGGTCCAATCTTGGCAAATCAAAAATGTGAAAGAAGAGGTAGACAATAACGTGGTACGTTTGTCAACCATTCACATTCTTTCACCACTGTCACATACTACCTATCTCCCATTTTCTTGCTCAATCTTGACTTCTGTGTGTGTAATCAAGTCAATGATTAAGGTGGTTGTGGCTCGCCGCCCCTCCCCCCTCCTGAACTAGCATTTGGTTCTGTACAGACAGTCCCTAGTTGTCCCATGTTAGTcaagttcaaaatttcaacCAACTTTTAAGGATTCCAGGGCTTTATTTAGTTTATgttcttcctttttctatcCGTAGATGTCAGAAAGAAAACATTGTAAAAGAGCTATAGGCAGATAAGAAGAACAGAATGATCCAAACCTAACCCTGGAAAATCATGACAGGCTCGAAAAATATCCcaagaattattaatgttGCTATTCATAGATTTCACCTAACTCTATTTATATCACTGCTCCATTTCTCTCTCCCGTACTCGAAAATATTTCCATCTTCAGTTTCCACTGCTTAATTCACCCGTTTCTGCCTACCATTTTAAGCAGAAAAGTGAGTtgtataattttcttgatctcaAGCTGATCAAATCCTTCACAAACGTTGTATTCGGTGAATGTTGTCGTGACTTCTGGCACCGAGTAGACCATCATTTTGCATTTATTAATCTGGGCACCCTGTCGGTATAGTACTGACCACTCTATCCGCAATATCTGTCAAGTTTTTGTTGGTTTATAGCAAATTGCTTCAGCAAtgtctatttataattaatttcgtttgtattttttgatgcCTACCTTCAAACAGTAATCCttgttgattttgaacttgtttaaattattacaagaaattaCAAGTACTACATGTGCATGATTCCATCTCCATTTCACATGTTCTCTCAGGCGGGTTCGAAGGATTTTTACCTGTCTGGCCAAATTATGTCTGTTTCGTGGTGACGTCTGAAAGCCAGCTTGAACTGCTGGTGAGATTCCTATAAGTATACGCTTTCTTCGATATTTGTTGTTCACGGGAAAGGTTCCTGATATTCTTTCTACTTCTGTTCAGATTCATCAATCGTCGTGAGCACATTGAGGTCGGACAAAGAAAGACAGGTACTAGCTAGCCATGGCTGTCGGAGTAGCGATAAAGAGCGACGGCAAGCAATACAATGGAAGAATCACACGGTTCGTGCTGCTTTCTTGTATGATTGCGGCTTCCGGGGGACTCATTTTCGGCTACGATGTCGGAGTTTCAGGTTCTTTTCGCTGTGTTTCCCTGGCCTCGTCTGTGTTTTATGACCATGTTTCTGCTATTCTTGCTTCATTAATTATTCAGAACAAAGGGAGTAGAGATCAGGAAACGTTGACTTAATGTTTGATGTGTGATTTTTGGCATGATGAAGGTGGAGTGAGTTCGATGGACCCGTTCTTGAAGAAATTCTTCTTGGGGGTTTACAAGAAGATGAAAGAGGACAAAGACGTAAGCAACTACTGCAAATTCGACAGCCAGCTGCTGACATGTTTCACCTCCTCACTCTACATAGCTGggcttttttcttctttctttgctGCAATCGTGACTCGGAACTATGGCCGCAAACCGTCGATCGTCATCGGCGGGCTGTCCTATATGGTTGGTGCTGCCATCGGTGGTGCAGCTTATAACATTTACGTGCTCATACTTGGCCGTGTGCTGCTCGGCGTCGGGCTCGGTTTTACTAATCAGGTAATTGCGCTGAGTATGAATTTCTGCAGAGATATATTGCTATAGAAAACGAATAATTTGGAGCAAAATACACAGAATTTAACAAAAGGGGCTTAGAGTGAGTGAGCAATTAGTACAAACAGGGAATTCCTGGAACAGGGAAAGCAGCTGGATATCTTTTGAACATGTTTCATTTTCTGTATTAAATGCGGCTTTCCTGTTGAAGTAACAGGCGATGTTGTTTTGCCCTGTCTGCAGTCGGTTCCTTTGTATCTCTCAGAAATGGCTCCTTCCAAATACAGAGGAGCCTTTAATGTCGCTTTCCAAATTTGCATCGGCATCGGCCAGAATTCAGCTACACTTATAAACTACGGCACCGTAAGGATCAAAGGCGGGTGGGGATGGCGAATTTCCATTGCAATGGCTGGTGTGCCAGCTGCAGTTCTTGCGATCGGGGCACTTTTCCTTCCCGAGACACCAAACAGTCTTATCCAGCACACTAATGACCACGGAAAGGCCAAAAAAATGTTGCAGAAGATTCGAGGCACAGATGATGTTCAAGCCGAACTAGACGATCTCATCGAAGCAAGTAATGCCTCAAAAGCCATAAAACACCCTTTCAAGAACCTCATGCAAAGAAAATACAGGCCGCAGCTCGTGATGGCCATAGCAATGCCATTCTTCCAACAAATAACTGGCATAAACGTCATCTCCTTCTACGCCCCGTTGCTCTTTCTAACTATTGGTTCGGGAGAGAACGCTTCCCTCTTATCTGCAACAGTGATCGGATTGATCGGCTCAATTTTCGTTTTAATAACATTGGTGTTGGTGGATAAAGTAGGCAGAAGGCCCTTATTCCACATAGGTGGACTTCAAATGTTGATTTCACAATTGCTGGTTGGAGGGATCATCGCAGCCAAACTCGGGGATCACGGCACTATGGACAAGGGATACGCCTTAGGAGTTCTGATCTTGATTTGCATATACATTTCAGGTTTTGGCTTGTCTTGGGGTCCATTAGGATGGGTGGTCACAAGTGAAATTTTCCCATTG
This region of Sesamum indicum cultivar Zhongzhi No. 13 linkage group LG4, S_indicum_v1.0, whole genome shotgun sequence genomic DNA includes:
- the LOC105160630 gene encoding hexose carrier protein HEX6-like, which encodes MAVGVAIKSDGKQYNGRITRFVLLSCMIAASGGLIFGYDVGVSGGVSSMDPFLKKFFLGVYKKMKEDKDVSNYCKFDSQLLTCFTSSLYIAGLFSSFFAAIVTRNYGRKPSIVIGGLSYMVGAAIGGAAYNIYVLILGRVLLGVGLGFTNQSVPLYLSEMAPSKYRGAFNVAFQICIGIGQNSATLINYGTVRIKGGWGWRISIAMAGVPAAVLAIGALFLPETPNSLIQHTNDHGKAKKMLQKIRGTDDVQAELDDLIEASNASKAIKHPFKNLMQRKYRPQLVMAIAMPFFQQITGINVISFYAPLLFLTIGSGENASLLSATVIGLIGSIFVLITLVLVDKVGRRPLFHIGGLQMLISQLLVGGIIAAKLGDHGTMDKGYALGVLILICIYISGFGLSWGPLGWVVTSEIFPLEVRSAAQSITVAVNLSMTFIIAQIFLAMLCHLKSGIFFFFAAWVVVMSGFVYFLLPETKNIPIEKMEKIWGEHFFWKRFVDSSQSEEGGKIEAA
- the LOC105160629 gene encoding hexose carrier protein HEX6 isoform X2, which translates into the protein MEPFLKKFFPEVYTRMKEDTKISNYCKFDSQLLTLFTSSLYLAGLIASFFASSVTRAYGREPTILFGGAAFLAGAALNGAAISTYMLIFGRVLLGVGVGFANQAVPLYLSEMAPAKYRGAFNNGFQFSVGIGALSANLINYGTEKIKGGWGWRISLALAAVPASALTLGAIFLQETPNSVIQRTNKYDKAKAMLQRIRGTNDVEAELNDLIKASENSRTIKSPYKNILQRSYRPQLVMSIAIPFFQQVTGINVIAFYSPIVFRTIGFGESASLMSSVMTGVVGIVTTFLSMMIVDRAGRRFLLIVGGIIMFVSQMLVGAIMAAKLGDHGGLSKGYADVVLVLIGVYVAGFGVSWGPLGWLIPSEIFPLEIRSAGQSISVAVNFLFTFLVGQTFLSMLCHFKSGIFFFFGGWVAVMTGFVYVLLPETKNVPIEQMERVWRGHWFWKKIVGGRQENEA
- the LOC105160629 gene encoding hexose carrier protein HEX6 isoform X1 is translated as MAGGFVISSEGGQYNGKVTWFVVLSCMMAAMGGVIFGYDIGISGGVTSMEPFLKKFFPEVYTRMKEDTKISNYCKFDSQLLTLFTSSLYLAGLIASFFASSVTRAYGREPTILFGGAAFLAGAALNGAAISTYMLIFGRVLLGVGVGFANQAVPLYLSEMAPAKYRGAFNNGFQFSVGIGALSANLINYGTEKIKGGWGWRISLALAAVPASALTLGAIFLQETPNSVIQRTNKYDKAKAMLQRIRGTNDVEAELNDLIKASENSRTIKSPYKNILQRSYRPQLVMSIAIPFFQQVTGINVIAFYSPIVFRTIGFGESASLMSSVMTGVVGIVTTFLSMMIVDRAGRRFLLIVGGIIMFVSQMLVGAIMAAKLGDHGGLSKGYADVVLVLIGVYVAGFGVSWGPLGWLIPSEIFPLEIRSAGQSISVAVNFLFTFLVGQTFLSMLCHFKSGIFFFFGGWVAVMTGFVYVLLPETKNVPIEQMERVWRGHWFWKKIVGGRQENEA